The proteins below are encoded in one region of Belonocnema kinseyi isolate 2016_QV_RU_SX_M_011 chromosome 1, B_treatae_v1, whole genome shotgun sequence:
- the LOC117175153 gene encoding histone H2B-like, protein MASKASGKAVKKAGKAQKNVAKTDKKKRRKTKESYAIYIYKVLKQVYPDTGVSSKAMIIMNSFVNN, encoded by the coding sequence ATGGCATCTAAAGCGAGTGGTAAAGCCGTTAAGAAAGCTGGTAAAGCCCAGAAAAACGTCGCTAAGACCGACAAGAAGAAGAGACGGAAGACGAAGGAAAGTTACGCTATCTACATCTACAAAGTCTTGAAACAGGTCTACCCTGATACAGGAGTCTCTAGCAAGGCAATGATCATCATGAACAGCTtcgttaacaattaa